TTAAATGGGCTAATAAAAAAGATTATCATTTAAATGGGGTTTGACTTTTTCTATTTTGTGCAAATGGTTTTTTTCCCTTTAACTATTAATGTACGGAAACTCGATCGTTATAATTAAACTCGATCGTTATAATTAACGTCAAATTAACGTCGGCACAAAATCAGTCTATTATACGAAATCTAATTAATTATAGCATAGCAACCACAATATATATTAGCAACGACACAGTAATATATACATAGCAATATACACAGGGATCGATGAAGGGAGATGTGATTATACACAGTAATATATATTAGCAATATAATGTTGCAACGACAGTACAACAACATAGCAACCACAATATTCCATACCACAATATCAGAAACTATAGTCTTGAGTTCTTGACAACAATATGCCCAAACTAACCATAAGCACCAAAATTCACCCATAGAAGTACAAAGGAGTCTCAAGTTCATTTTATTTTTTGGACTGATAACAGAACGAAATATTTGATAATACATATCAAGTACTGAGTAGGAATCTCAATACTCAAATAACTTCAATACGACCACCGGCCTCTTTGATCAAGTACTTGCATGGCTCTGATGTTGACAACGGAACTCAGCTAAGTGCTTGGTTCATTATAGGCTGCTGGCTGGCTCTACCTTCCCGTAGCTTCTCTGACCTATATATAAATTAACCATATATTAATTATTTGCATAACAGTTAGCAACTAATGAGAAACTTAACGATGACATTAGATCAAAACTTATTTTAGATAGTTCATATCATATTGAAGGAGATTTTTGATTAACATGGTATATATGCAGTTATATAGATAATGTGTACGTGCGAGATGCAGAAAGATATACAAGCAGAACGTTCTGCAGAACAAGTACCATAAGTCCTAAGACACGACAATTTCTATATAATAACTAACAGAATGAACATTGTGAGATTATTAATTGCATTATCATGATATGTTTATCTAAATAAAATAGTTAGATAAACAATGAAATACATTTAAATTATCTTGTATAACAAGATAATAGAGATAGGCTAATATTGTGATATTTATGAGGAACTTAAACTCTTTGATGGTTAAGAGTTTGAGCTATCCAAAATGCAGTATAAAAAGGGTCCTTGTGCACACTCTAACTCACGCCACAAACTAGTCTCTGATAGATCAACACGAACCAGTAGGGTTAATGGATCTACTAACAAGTAACAATAATAGGTAACAATATACAGAACCTGAAGCTTAAACAAAAGACCGAAAAATTCATCACAAGTGCATCTCCCAGTAGCCAAGGAGACATAAAAAACGTAATTTTTGCCTGAAAAATAAACTAGATATTTTAACAAACTGTAATAAAAAGTTCTGGAAGCCAGTCTTTCAAATCCAACAACAAATTAAACAACGTACCAAAGGTACTGATTTAACTGTGGATTTCATATCTAAAAACTTCAAAGTACCCATCGCGGCCATTTCAATTCTAATACTTTCAGGGGCAAATGACGTAGCCAACTTAGCAAAAATAAAGTGACAAAGCAAAATAACCTTCTTAATCCAAAGCCGGGGAAGCTCTAGTTGGTAGTTTCTATGGTCACAGCAACCTCCTCTTTTCCACCTTCCTTCGCCGGTGTGCTTGCTGCCATTCCACTGCTTTCACCTGCCGAGACTGAAACAAAATTAGAAAAAGTGAAACAATGGCTTCAAATTTTAACCAAAAACAATTACAAGCTAACATTAGTGTCACATACCTGCGACACTGCCGGTTAGGGGTGAAACTAAAGTCTCTATATATGTAGTCGCTCCAAAACTATAATCAAGTGTCTCGGTGGCTTTTGTAAATCTCTTCTCCTTTGGACTGTACCACGCTACAATGTTACCAACAATTGCAAGAACTTCATCACCACTCTCTGAAATCCAAACTGGTGTCAAAAATTGGTCTGAAATCACATTCGCGACTTCAGTCCAAGAATCATGTCCCCCGCCATTCCTCTTCACCCATATTTTGTATTCATTGAAAGTGTCGATAGTTAAAGAGTACACAGCTAGACGATTCTTAATGTTCAAAATTCCCCCAACAAAAGTACTATTTGCTCTCATAATAGAACATAGACATTGGATATTCTCCGAAAATTTCTCTTCCCCTAAATCAAAAGACCTCACCAGTGGTGCATGAACATTATAATCTACCCAATTCAGAGTTTCATTCACCAAGCATCCCTGACCTTCAATAGCCGAATCCGAGTAGTCGGCTTGCGTCCTCCACGATCCACTTTTCAGTGAAAAGACCTCAACGATGGCTTTCGGATACTGTGACAACCCATCACTAGAAAACTCAATCTCGAAATAGCCTCGCATCACCTTGTAATCTTCGGACTTGGAGTCATAACCGAACCCATAGAAAACTGAAGCATGATCATGGACATGATGAACAATGGTATTTTGCGGTAACAACTTTGACTCTCCGGTAGAAGGGTTCCATAGGACTATGTCAGTTTTGTCAAATTCAAGACAAATTAAGCCATTGACAGAACCAAAGATAACCACACTTGAAGTTGGGGTCATTACCGGATAAGCAAGCTCTCTGGTGGCAATAGGAGCAGCGTCATCTTCCTTCAAATCCTTCAACGATGTACAAATGGACCGGAGAGGCCTGGTTTCGAGAAGGAGGTTCAGACTGTTGTTGTTGCTCTTCATCAAGTGAGTCAGGTGCTTTTGTATGAAATACGGATGCGAAATGAAAGCGGTCCACGTCTTTGAAACTCCTTGAAATCGTTTCAAGGACTTTACAGGAAGCGATAGTAGTATATCCTCGAGGATATCTGGGACGTACAAGTCAGGATGACGAAGTTGTTTCAAGGTGGCCGACATCTGTTAGGTTAAAACCGACCAGAAATCAAAACAGAGAAATGAGCACCAAAATGAACTAAATCAAGTCTCAAAGAGCAGATCTGAGAGCTTACCTTACACAGAAGCTGGATCAAGTTGTGGAGATCTGAGATGTGCTGATGCGCCGCTCACAGACAATCTGTGGAATAAGGGAGAGAGCAGCAGGGTTCAGAGTTCAGACAACGGTTACTGAATTAAATATGAGTTGAGGTTATTTTGGTGAAAAAAGAAAAAAGAAAAAAAAACCATAGTGTGTGACCTACACCACACAATCTAGGGTTTCTAAAAACAATGGTACGGTTTTGGGGTTTTCTTACTTTGGGGGTCTCTAGCTCTTGGGTTTTCATGGGAGATGGTTTTAGGGTTTTCTCATTGGGAATAAGAGGATGGGGCTAAAGAGTGTAATTGAAGGATTAGTTGAAAAGTAAATTAATCTAAACATGTGTACGGCTATTTATACTTGAGCTTTTATTGCGGAGCGGATTATACGCACCAAGGTGCATTTGCACCATTAATGAACAAGTCTTCAAATCTTTGCATGCGAAGATATAATGAAAACTAAAGACCCTAAATTCTTTTCTTTCATCTTCATTTTGGATCCGATCAAATTAAACGCTCATAATAAGAGTACATCTTCTTTGACCTCGGATCCTCACCTCATGTGTCAGAAACACTTAAGACTTTTTTTGGGTTTCAATTTTGTTAATAATATTAATATACATGCATGATGGTGGCATAGATGGCCGAATCAAAATATTGGATATTAGTTTCTTGGTTCACTTACACCTTGGTTTTTATTGACGCAATCGGTGACTTGATGCATGGCAATATTGGTCAGATTCATTTCTTTTTTCTCTTTTCCTCTCATGATTAAATCATCAAATTCATTTAATTGGAAACTCGGGTATCAACCTAGTTTATTATTAGTGTACTGAAACAACAGTATAAAACCAGTCAAATGTACGAAAACTAATTAATTCCGACAACATAAAACCAATTATCAACACGTCGCTACATCCATCTGTACGGTAGTACGGTTTTTCTTTTTTTATAGATTTTTTTTAGGTAGGGTTAACCGAGCCGCCACCTCCGTAAGTCAAATCAGAATCATTAATGTTTCTATTTTAACTTGGAGGGAAAGGGTAGGGTTTGCTCCGAAAAAATAGGAGGGAGCTTTGGAAAGAGAGTGGTGCGTCTGGCTTGTCCGGCAGCGCCACCGCATCGGCGTTGGCTTCTCGCCTCGTCGGTGTAGGGTTGGCTTCACTTGAAAGCGGTTTTGATCAAGAAGCACTTGGCAAGGGTTTTCGTAGGTCATCTAAAAGTGAATTTGTCAAAATTAAAGTGTTAATTTGTAGGTCTTCCGGAAATAATCCTCTAAGCAACAAGCCCATCCCCCAAGTCTACATATATGTTTGAAAATACTAGTTAATCTTATTCGAGTCACCTAAATATTTTCCTTTATAAATTGACACTGTTCCATCATTTTCTTAAAAACCTTTAGCTGATGCACTACGTCCCAAAGATTAGTAATTGCCTGCTTGTTTGAAACCCAGAAATTAAGGATTAGATAGTAAAGAATACGAAGCCAATTTGAACGTATGTTAGAGCCAGCTACCTTCAACCCATGACATAACCAAATATTTATTATACTCCCTTCTTTTTCCTTCTAATATTAATTACAAAATCGTTACGTTTAGGGAATCTATTGTATTAGTTTTCTTGCACACTATAAATCTTAATTCATTATTGACCAGGTTCAACCGTTTTTGTTTTCTTATTTATTTTTATTAAATTCCCTTAACCCATCCCTCACTTACATACCAAATTAGCTGAAGCAAATAACACCAATTTGTTACCCTCCCTAAATTCAAAGCTGGAGTCAGCCTCGACTTGTTTTTTGACGTCCAGTTTTTTTTTAAAGTAGGTCGAGGCTGACTCGCCTGTGATTATTTCGGATGTACTCTATTAGGATTCATGTACTAATGCTTTAAGTCAAAGCCCTTTGCAAAATAAGTCAGATTTGGAGACGAGCCTGATCCGAGCAAAAGACTAGAACATGACTAGCTAACTCGATCAACTTCAGCTAGAAACTCCAGTTAATGAACAAGAAGATGCATATATACAAATGAACTAAGACAGTAAGATCCATTACATAATCAATATGTAAATGTGTCTATTTCATAGAATAATAACAGAAACATGTCATAAAAACCCATCAAAAAAAAAATGAAGATATTGATATTAGTGTATACACATCACAAAGAAGAATGGAAAAATCAATCAACTAGCTAGCTAGCAAGAAGCTAAGAGAAATCAATAAACTTATAATCTGTCTAGCAGAGGAAGCAGATCGAAGCTAGCTAGCTTCTGAATCTAATTTTCGTACACAACACTTCAGTTGGTGATGCTGTTGGTTCCTTTGCTGGGTCCAGAAGGCGTCGTCCTCCCTTTCGGAAGCATGTTCAAAACCAGCGGCCCGTACTTCCTGTTCTTCGCCGCCGCACCAAATCTCGGAGTTGCAGAAGCTCGGAATCCGGTTACTCCAGTCTCCTGGTTTGAGTTGCCTTCGCCGTCGTGAGTGTGGCACGGCAACACCAACACAGACGGTTTCTGCAAGACGTTGCCGACGTTGTTCAAGAGCCTAGCAGATGCCGATGAAGACAAGACGAGGAAAACGAAGAGCAGTATTTGAAGCTGTGCTGCCATTTTTCGGGTTCGAAGTTTTCTGGTATGAATGTTGTGAGAGGTATGTAGGGGTTTTGGGAGGAGAGAAGTGATGGGGTGTTGAAGAAGAAATGGGGTTTTATATGGGAAAGCCAGCTGGGGAGGATTAGAGAAGAAGCAAGGAAACCTGCCCTGAACTCAAATAGGCGTCGTTTATTTAGTTGACATAGTCAGAAGCTCGTGAAAGTCGTAGAGACTCATCTACCAAATGGGAACTTCTTGGGTCACGTTGCTACCACTTGCTTGCGACTTCGCTACTGCTAGTAACTCACTTGATTGACTCTCGCACCTCTAATTGAGGTGTTCACAACAGATTAACGTGTTCCGAATTATATGCATATTATTTTCTTCTGTTGTTAGGTTTGTCCATTGGATTTTGCTTAAATTTCAGTCTCCTAAATGAGAAAGCGATCAATGATAAACATAATTTTTGTCGATTTGTTCAATTATTTGTCCGTTTCGAACATATAAGTGTTAAGTTCAGGCCTATTAATTCTCGTTATCTTAATCTTTGTGTTATAAATTGAATGATTTTTTTTTTGTAAACGTAGATGGACTAACTTATCGTCCTTTTACGAAAATTTATTAATAAAATAAAAAAGGTACAAGAAACTGGAAGACTAAACCAATGTCAACCATACAGTACAAATAACCTTTTTGTTGAAGGATTTGAAGATGACCTAGCTAGCTCCTGTCCTAAAACTTCTTTTTCAACCATTCAAGGGTCTTCAAGTCGAGTTCTTGATTCTGTACGATCGATGAGAAAGCGCGTGGGAAGGACCGAGAGTGGGCAAGATCCCTATATGTTTGGATCAACCAGACACCACGTCACAGAGGGGATTGACTAAATTGAAGAGTTGCCAGCTTTGAGTCCAACGTGGACTCTCTGTAAGACAACTCCGCGTAAACGCGATCGTTTCTTGTCACGCACGTTAGATCCCCACTCACACTTCCTTCTTCTTCTTCTTTAACCCACCGTCACAAATTTTGGTTCTAATACTTGGCCTAGCTCATGGTAAAAGGTCAAAAAAAACCACCGTAATTCCCAACATTAAGTAATTCTATACTTGTGCTAAAACCCGAACTATGCATGGATCAAAGGCATGAGAGATTATTTATATATAACACCTCATATACTTCCACACATATGATGTCCAAACATAGATATACATGGCCTCCATCATTAGGTGTTGAATTGAATTTTTGTCACACTTTCATATATAGGACCAACTGTGTCCAATATCTTGGACCATGGAGTATGTGACTATGTCTTTTCAAGAAGAAAAGGCGATGCAATAGGATGAGGCTCACCTACTCCTATTAAACAAATACGTTTTGGTTGACAGAAAATGGATTGAACCGCGTTGATGTCACACTTTGAACTTCAATTCGATTCAGATTTCGAAGTACGAAACTTAAACAGTACTAGTTAGATAAGTTAGCTAGAACTGCTACTAGTATATTGGATTCAAGCTTCTTTCAGTTCTATATAGTATCCACCACAAAGCAGATTGTCTCCGGATTTTGTACAAACATACGTACGTGTTTAAGCACCGACGAACCAGTAGTGGATAATGAATGACATGCATGGCTAGCTGAAGCTATCGAACTCCAAATCTAAACGAATTGGTACATTATGCATGAGTCCCTTCCGGGACATCTGAAAAAAAATTGAAGAGATCATGCACCCTGTAAATCTTAATAGAAAATAACATCCCACTACCATAAACAGTTGCAAAACACAGAAAAACCATATTTCAACATATTTAAACAAATAAGGACATATACATAGGCCCACAGTGTATAGTACCACGCCCTGTCAGCAATTTTTATGTAAAATACCTAAAAAACCATTATTTTTTAAAATATCTACAAAACTGCCACTAACTCAAAATACCACTTCTCCACCATTTTTAGATATGAGAAACACACCGATTATTTTTATTCTTCTTCTTCTTCTTCTTCTTCTTCTTCTTCTTCTTCCTCTTCTTCTTCCTCTTCCTCCTCTTCTTCTTCTTCTTCTTCCTCTTCCTCCTCCTCCTCCTCCTCCTCCTCTTCCTCTTCCTCTTCCTCTTCCTCTTCCTCTTCCTCTTCCTCCTCTTCCTCTTCCTCTTCCTCTTCCTCTTCCTCTCGTCGGTCACCGCTCCGACCAAATTGCTAGGAGGCGAGGAAGGGAGGAGGAGTAGAATAATGAAAGAATGAATGTTGACTAAAGCTTCGCCGAATCCAACCAGATCTTATTTGATTATTCTTCGATCTCTACAACTTGATTTACTCAAAGATTATTTGGAATTAAAACTCATATCTTTTGAATTTGACAGCAAAAAATGATCATTTGTAGCTAATCTGTGCTCATGCTTCGTGCTGCTACTGTATTTTGCTATGTGCTGCTACTGCGTGCTGTTGTTGCGTGCTGCTGCTGTGTGCTGCTGTTGCTGCGTGTGATGTTGGTGTGTGCTGCTACTGTGTGTGTTGTTGTGTGCTGCTACTATGTGTTGTTACGTGCTGCTATTGCGTGTGTTGTTGTGCTGCTACTATGGTGTTGCTCCTGTGTGTCTGTTATGTGTTGCTGTGCGTGCTGCTACTGCGTGTGATGTTGGTGTGTGTTGTTGTGTGCTGCTACTGTGTGTGTTGTTGTTGTGTGCTGCTACTGCGTGTGATGTTGGTGTGTGTTATTGTGTGATGTTGGTGTGTATTATTGTGTGCTACTACTGTGTGTGTTGTTGTTGTGTGCTGCTACTACGTGCTGTTGTGTGCTGCTACTGCCTGTTGTTGTGTGCTGCTACTACGTGCTGTTGTGTGCTGCTACTGCCTGTTGTTGTGTGCTGCTACTGCCTGTTGTTGTGTGCTGCTACTGCGTGTGTTGTTGTGTGCTGCTACTGCGTGTGCTGTTGTGTGTTGCTATTGTGTGCTGTTGTGTGCTGCTACTGCGTGTGTTGTGGTTGTGTGCTGCTATTGCGTGTACTGCCACTGCATGTTGTGGATGTGTGTTGCTACTGTCTGTGTTGTTGATGTGTGCTACTACTGTGTGTGTTGTTGTTGTGTGTTGTTATTGTAAGTTGTTGATTCATGTTGCTGCTACTACGTATTGCTACTTCTACTAAAATTAACTGCTACTACACTAAATTATTGAAAATTACTACTGTATTCTATTTACTGAAAAATCTCAAAAGGAAAGACTTTTCTCTTCTAAAAGTATATTTAATTAGTGTAGGGTTAGTTTGGTAAATTAAATCATGACACATGGCATATAGAGAAAAAATTGTCCTTATTTGTTTAACAACAAAACAAGTGGATTTATTTGTGTTTTAAATCTTTTTGAATGATGTATAAGTGATTTGCTAAAATCTTAATCAATGGTATATGTATATATTGATATACGTACTGCATGATATATCACCCTGTAACTGAGGTTGATCAACGGCACGACCTAGCTCTGAACATGAGTCACAGACGCCGGAACATTTTTATCGAAATTAAAGCGGGAGGAAGCCGATCAATTTTATGTATCGATTACGGCAATTTTGATCGACCACACAGTTGGAAGTGGACTAGATATGATGACTGCTGAGTACTAAATATGTGATTATGTCAATCTCTCGTAGAAGTTACGTCATTCCTTTGAAGCTGGATGATTCCACAGTACCGAAGATGGGAGCTATAGTAGTCCATGGCCACCTCGTTTTTCCTTCTTTAAAACTGGGAAAGATCGACCGGTGAAGGTTATATATACGAGAGTCGGAAATACTTTCTGTGATGGCCTGAATTGCTGGATCAATGCCATTAGTTGGTTTGGTCGACTTGGGACTGGTAACCGAAAGCACGAGTTATATTGGAATGGCATTGTAGCCTTTTCTATTCCATGCCAGTCCTTTTACGTTTTGGCTAAGATCATGACCAAATGAAGATCCTTTTTTAAAGCAAGAAGAATAATTGGAGAATGGAACTATATATGTAATGCCCCATGACTACTTTGACAATTTTGTACCAAACAATCCAACATGATCGATCGGTATCACCAGTCCCATCACTCTACCCTTTACTTAACCTTATCCTTCGTCGGTTAATTATATAAAAGAAGGAGAAGGATCAGAAGAAAAAGATCATGCTAAGAGAATTAAGGTGTAATGTTT
Above is a window of Fragaria vesca subsp. vesca linkage group LG7, FraVesHawaii_1.0, whole genome shotgun sequence DNA encoding:
- the LOC101312210 gene encoding F-box protein CPR30-like yields the protein MSATLKQLRHPDLYVPDILEDILLSLPVKSLKRFQGVSKTWTAFISHPYFIQKHLTHLMKSNNNSLNLLLETRPLRSICTSLKDLKEDDAAPIATRELAYPVMTPTSSVVIFGSVNGLICLEFDKTDIVLWNPSTGESKLLPQNTIVHHVHDHASVFYGFGYDSKSEDYKVMRGYFEIEFSSDGLSQYPKAIVEVFSLKSGSWRTQADYSDSAIEGQGCLVNETLNWVDYNVHAPLVRSFDLGEEKFSENIQCLCSIMRANSTFVGGILNIKNRLAVYSLTIDTFNEYKIWVKRNGGGHDSWTEVANVISDQFLTPVWISESGDEVLAIVGNIVAWYSPKEKRFTKATETLDYSFGATTYIETLVSPLTGSVAVSAGESSGMAASTPAKEGGKEEVAVTIETTN